Proteins from a single region of Verrucomicrobiales bacterium:
- the gatB gene encoding Asp-tRNA(Asn)/Glu-tRNA(Gln) amidotransferase subunit GatB yields the protein MEYEAVIGLETHVQLRTRSKMWCGCANAYGADPNTQVCPVCLGLPGVLPVANEEALELTVLTGFLLNCEIPRFAKFDRKNYFYPDSAKNYQVTQYDKPSTQNGHVDFEFQGKVARVRITRAHLEEDVGKSTHFDRHSGVDFNRGGVPLLEIVSEPDITSADMAYEYLNALKDILTYGQISDCDMEKGMVRCDVNISVRPKGETKLGAKIEIKNMNSFSGVRRALEYEIPRQIEVVSQGGRLRQETRRWDDVAGITEPMRSKEDAHDYRYFPEPDLMPFTPDEAWIQKVKARAVELPLSRKLRFISQFQLPPSDAEVFKNDVPLGDYFARAATGAKNPKGVANWVINNLRAKLAEHQQTLGDLRFKPEHLVELVELVDSGKISSKIAQDVFADMHATGTAPAAIVDQKGLAQVSDSGAIEKICDEVIGANPKSVEDFKAGKGAALNFLKGQVMKISKGKANPALAGEILEKKLKAAS from the coding sequence ATGGAATACGAAGCAGTCATCGGGCTCGAAACTCATGTGCAACTGCGCACGCGCTCCAAGATGTGGTGTGGCTGCGCCAATGCTTACGGAGCCGATCCGAACACCCAGGTGTGCCCAGTGTGCCTCGGTCTGCCGGGGGTCCTCCCCGTCGCCAATGAGGAAGCGCTCGAACTGACCGTGCTCACCGGCTTCCTTTTGAACTGCGAGATCCCCCGCTTCGCCAAGTTCGATCGGAAGAACTATTTTTACCCGGATTCGGCCAAGAACTACCAGGTGACTCAATACGACAAACCGTCCACCCAGAACGGTCACGTCGACTTCGAGTTCCAGGGAAAGGTCGCCCGTGTGCGCATCACGCGCGCTCACCTGGAGGAGGATGTCGGCAAGAGCACCCACTTCGACCGCCACAGCGGCGTCGACTTCAACCGCGGGGGAGTGCCCCTGCTAGAGATCGTCTCCGAACCGGATATCACCAGCGCGGATATGGCCTACGAGTACCTGAACGCGCTCAAGGACATTCTCACCTATGGCCAGATCTCCGACTGCGACATGGAAAAGGGCATGGTCCGATGCGATGTCAATATCAGCGTCCGTCCCAAGGGCGAAACGAAGCTGGGAGCCAAAATCGAGATCAAGAACATGAACAGCTTCTCGGGCGTCCGTCGCGCCCTGGAGTATGAGATCCCACGTCAAATCGAGGTGGTCAGCCAGGGCGGCAGGCTTCGTCAGGAAACGCGCCGCTGGGATGACGTGGCGGGAATCACCGAACCCATGCGGAGCAAGGAGGATGCTCACGACTATCGCTACTTTCCCGAGCCCGACCTAATGCCGTTCACTCCCGATGAAGCCTGGATCCAGAAGGTCAAAGCCCGAGCCGTGGAACTCCCTCTGAGCCGAAAACTACGCTTCATTTCCCAATTCCAACTGCCGCCCTCCGACGCTGAGGTCTTTAAGAACGACGTCCCGCTGGGCGACTACTTCGCCCGAGCCGCCACGGGAGCGAAAAATCCGAAAGGGGTTGCCAACTGGGTAATCAATAATCTGCGGGCCAAACTCGCCGAGCATCAACAGACCCTCGGCGACCTGCGCTTCAAGCCGGAGCATCTCGTGGAACTGGTGGAACTGGTCGATTCCGGAAAGATTAGCAGCAAAATCGCCCAGGATGTGTTTGCCGACATGCATGCCACCGGCACCGCTCCCGCCGCCATCGTGGACCAGAAAGGACTCGCCCAGGTCAGCGATTCCGGAGCCATCGAAAAAATCTGCGATGAAGTCATCGGAGCCAACCCCAAGAGTGTGGAAGATTTCAAGGCCGGAAAGGGTGCCGCGCTCAACTTCCTGAAAGGTCAGGTCATGAAAATTAGCAAGGGCAAGGCCAACCCCGCGCTCGCCGGAGAGATCCTCGAGAAGAAGCTCAAGGCCGCTTCCTGA
- a CDS encoding TCR/Tet family MFS transporter has protein sequence MRARQPALRFIFLTLFLDILGIGLIIPILPKLVESFFSNNVPAAASLFGLLAAIYSLMQFICAPILGSLSDQVGRRPVILISLLGSGLDYLLLALAPSLAWFFVGRVIAGITSANISAATAYIADISPPEKRAANFGIVGAAFGLGFIAGPALGGMLGDHDLRLPFFVASALSLANWLYGFFVLPESLAPENRRRFTWGRSNPIGSLRALGRFPIVQGMSMCAFLLNLSQYSLHATWVLYTSHRYHWTTAQVGASLAVVGLMAAIVQGGLARRLIPLLGEVRSLTIGLMLGALSMFGYCFATQGWMIYVILVIGSLGGIAGPASQGIISRNVPSNEQGAVQGALAALGSVAGFIAPIMATSLFGFFIGDRAPVYLPGASFCVGGMLILVALATALRTLAKHPQRASSAV, from the coding sequence ATGCGCGCACGCCAGCCTGCTTTGCGGTTCATTTTTCTGACGCTGTTCCTGGATATTCTCGGGATCGGATTGATCATTCCCATCCTACCCAAGCTGGTGGAGAGCTTCTTCTCGAACAATGTTCCGGCCGCCGCCAGCCTGTTCGGCTTGTTGGCCGCGATCTACTCCTTGATGCAGTTCATCTGCGCTCCCATTCTGGGAAGCCTGTCGGATCAGGTGGGGCGGCGCCCGGTGATCCTGATTTCCCTGCTGGGCTCCGGATTGGATTATCTGCTGCTGGCCTTGGCTCCGAGTCTGGCGTGGTTCTTCGTAGGACGTGTGATCGCGGGAATTACCAGCGCCAATATCAGCGCAGCCACCGCCTATATTGCCGATATCAGCCCGCCGGAGAAGCGCGCCGCCAATTTCGGGATTGTGGGAGCGGCGTTTGGCTTGGGGTTTATAGCCGGCCCTGCGTTGGGGGGGATGTTGGGTGACCATGACCTAAGGTTGCCATTCTTTGTGGCTTCGGCCCTCAGTTTGGCCAACTGGCTTTATGGATTCTTTGTCTTGCCGGAGTCCTTGGCTCCGGAGAATCGCCGGCGCTTCACCTGGGGACGGTCGAATCCGATAGGTTCATTGAGGGCTCTGGGGCGCTTTCCGATCGTTCAAGGTATGTCGATGTGCGCCTTTCTGTTGAACCTTTCCCAATATTCGCTGCATGCGACCTGGGTTCTGTACACCAGTCATCGCTATCACTGGACGACCGCACAAGTGGGAGCCTCTCTGGCAGTGGTGGGTCTGATGGCAGCGATTGTCCAGGGAGGACTGGCCCGTCGTTTGATACCATTGCTCGGCGAGGTGCGTTCCCTGACCATCGGCCTGATGCTCGGAGCACTGTCGATGTTCGGCTACTGTTTCGCCACCCAAGGCTGGATGATCTATGTCATCCTGGTGATAGGCTCCTTGGGTGGGATTGCCGGCCCTGCGTCGCAGGGAATTATTTCACGCAATGTTCCGTCGAATGAGCAGGGAGCGGTGCAAGGCGCCTTGGCGGCCTTGGGGAGCGTGGCTGGGTTCATCGCACCGATCATGGCTACCAGTCTGTTCGGCTTCTTTATTGGAGATCGGGCGCCGGTCTATCTTCCGGGGGCTTCCTTTTGTGTCGGGGGCATGTTGATCTTAGTCGCCTTGGCGACCGCCTTGCGCACCCTGGCCAAACATCCCCAGCGGGCGAGCTCCGCAGTGTGA